Below is a genomic region from Enterobacter hormaechei subsp. xiangfangensis.
CGGTGCGCGAGGCGCGTGCTGAAGCGTTCATCACCATGCTGCCGGAGACGCTGGCGATGATTATCGACGGCAGCCATCACAAGGGTGATGTGTTTGCCACCGCCCGTATCGCTGGTATTCAGGCCGCTAAACGTACCTGGGACCTCATTCCGCTCTGCCATCCGCTGATGCTCAGCAAAGTGGAGGTAAATTTGCAGGCGCAGCCGGCGCATAATCGCGTGCGTATCGAGTCCTTGTGCCGCTTAACCGGGAAAACCGGCGTGGAGATGGAGGCGTTGACGGCGGCCTCCGTGGCGGCGCTGACCATCTACGACATGTGTAAAGCGGTGCAGAAAGATATGGTGATTGGCCCGGTGCGTCTGTTGGCAAAAAGCGGCGGCAAATCCGGCGATTTTAAGGTAGAAAGCCATGATTAAGGTGCTTTTTTTTGCCCAGGTCCGTGAGCTGGTCAATACCGACAGCCTGACGCTGGACGGCTCTTTCGAAAACGTCGCCGCCCTGCGCGCGCATCTGGCGGCGCAAGGCGACCGTTGGGCGCTGGCGCTGGATGAAGGCAAACTGCTGGCCGCCGTGAATCAGACGCTGGTGGAGTTGACCCACCCGCTGGCCGATGGGGACGAAGTGGCCTTCTTCCCGCCGGTAACAGGGGGTTAAGATGACGGAAACCCGAATTCTGGTCGGCCCTGAGCGCTTTAGCGTCGGTACCGAATACAGCTGGCTGGCAGAGCGCGATGAAGACGGCGCGGTCGTGACGTTTACCGGAAAAGTGCGTAACCACAACCTCGGCGACAGCGTAAAAGCGCTGACGCTGGAGCACTATCCGGGGATGACCGAAAAATCACTGGCGGCCATTGTCGAAGAGGCGCGAGGCCGCTGGCCGCTGGGACGCGTTACGGTTATCCATCGCATCGGCGAAATGTGGCCCGGCGAAGAGATTGTGTTTGTCGGCGTCACCAGCGCCCATCGCGGGAGTGCGTTTGCGGCGGGGGAGTTCATCATGGATTATCTTAAAACCAAAGCGCCGTTCTGGAAACGTGAAGCGACGCCGGAAGGTGAGCGCTGGGTGGAATCACGCGACAGCGATAAGCATGCCGCCAGCCGTTGGTAACAGGTTTACGTGGATGTGTTAGTCTTAACATGTGTGTTTACTTAATCAGGAGTGAATCATGGACCGATTTCCGCGTTCCGATTCGATAGTTCAGCAGACCCGTAGCGGGCTGCAAACCTACATGGCTCAGGTATATGGCTGGATGACGGTTGG
It encodes:
- the moaE gene encoding molybdopterin synthase catalytic subunit MoaE; its protein translation is MTETRILVGPERFSVGTEYSWLAERDEDGAVVTFTGKVRNHNLGDSVKALTLEHYPGMTEKSLAAIVEEARGRWPLGRVTVIHRIGEMWPGEEIVFVGVTSAHRGSAFAAGEFIMDYLKTKAPFWKREATPEGERWVESRDSDKHAASRW
- the moaD gene encoding molybdopterin synthase sulfur carrier subunit — its product is MIKVLFFAQVRELVNTDSLTLDGSFENVAALRAHLAAQGDRWALALDEGKLLAAVNQTLVELTHPLADGDEVAFFPPVTGG
- the moaC gene encoding cyclic pyranopterin monophosphate synthase MoaC, producing the protein MSQLTHINAAGEAHMVDVSAKAETVREARAEAFITMLPETLAMIIDGSHHKGDVFATARIAGIQAAKRTWDLIPLCHPLMLSKVEVNLQAQPAHNRVRIESLCRLTGKTGVEMEALTAASVAALTIYDMCKAVQKDMVIGPVRLLAKSGGKSGDFKVESHD